The following proteins come from a genomic window of Geitlerinema sp. PCC 9228:
- a CDS encoding DUF4870 domain-containing protein gives MKNQHHHIPDKDERTWASLSHLGFIATLVVPYGNLIVPLIIWIVYKDRSSYIDYHAKEALNFQITLSIGLTIGFILVFVVIGIFLLLILGLLGLIFAIIAAVQANKGEYYKYPFNLRLIE, from the coding sequence ATGAAAAATCAGCACCATCACATACCAGATAAAGATGAAAGGACGTGGGCAAGCTTATCGCACCTTGGCTTTATCGCTACCCTAGTGGTTCCATATGGCAACCTGATTGTCCCGCTTATTATCTGGATCGTTTATAAAGACCGCTCTTCCTACATAGATTACCACGCCAAGGAAGCCCTGAACTTTCAAATAACCCTCTCCATAGGATTGACGATTGGCTTTATTCTTGTTTTTGTTGTTATCGGTATCTTTCTACTCTTGATTCTTGGGCTGCTTGGATTAATTTTTGCAATTATCGCTGCCGTCCAGGCCAACAAAGGAGAATACTACAAGTACCCATTCAACCTGCGCTTGATTGAGTAA
- a CDS encoding iron transporter, which yields MMRHIVNGMEVIMGFFRTALAIAVGSSSLFTFTNVAQASEFYIGEPVQKNGLEVGAFYLKAIEMEPEPPIPPRDNTIHLECDVAATENNQQGFPAGAWVPYLTCNYTIEKVGSDWQHTGTMLPMVAQDGPHYANNVPMNGPGTYRLTYYLTPPSAQGFFRHADEETGVPSWWEPFTVQWTFEYPSQPVE from the coding sequence ATGATGAGACATATAGTCAATGGAATGGAGGTTATTATGGGATTTTTCCGAACTGCACTCGCAATTGCCGTGGGAAGCAGTTCCCTATTCACCTTTACCAATGTTGCCCAAGCCAGTGAGTTCTATATTGGCGAACCCGTGCAAAAGAACGGTCTGGAAGTAGGTGCATTTTATCTAAAAGCCATCGAAATGGAACCGGAGCCTCCTATCCCACCCCGAGACAATACCATCCATCTGGAGTGTGATGTTGCGGCAACTGAGAACAACCAGCAAGGATTTCCAGCGGGAGCTTGGGTTCCCTATCTCACCTGCAACTATACGATTGAGAAAGTTGGCAGCGATTGGCAGCATACGGGAACCATGTTGCCCATGGTTGCTCAAGACGGACCCCACTATGCCAATAATGTGCCCATGAACGGTCCGGGAACATACCGCCTTACTTATTACCTGACGCCGCCTTCGGCTCAAGGGTTTTTCCGCCATGCCGATGAGGAAACAGGGGTACCATCTTGGTGGGAACCTTTCACCGTACAGTGGACGTTTGAATATCCCAGCCAACCGGTAGAGTAA
- a CDS encoding tellurite resistance TerB family protein: protein MGLFDRVSGTRRTTESNFSPAEAYAAIMLVAVASDGYLSDDEAQGLSTSLSRMQLFRSYPGDVTRKMFDRLLSILQRQGIKDLLNMALAVLPHDLYETAFAMATDLVLADGEVTQKEEELLNDLHRALEIPEEEAIKIIDVMVIKNRG, encoded by the coding sequence ATGGGATTATTTGACCGAGTATCTGGAACCCGACGGACGACCGAATCCAATTTCAGTCCTGCCGAAGCCTATGCTGCCATTATGCTGGTTGCTGTCGCCTCCGATGGTTATTTGTCTGACGACGAAGCTCAGGGGCTGTCTACTTCTTTGAGCAGAATGCAGCTGTTCAGAAGCTATCCTGGCGATGTCACCCGCAAAATGTTCGATCGCTTGTTGTCTATCCTTCAACGTCAAGGAATAAAAGATCTGCTCAACATGGCACTAGCAGTACTTCCGCACGACCTGTACGAAACGGCTTTTGCCATGGCCACCGACTTGGTCTTAGCAGATGGTGAGGTGACTCAAAAAGAAGAGGAACTTCTCAACGACCTCCATCGCGCTTTAGAAATTCCAGAAGAAGAAGCAATTAAAATTATTGATGTCATGGTAATCAAAAACCGAGGATAG
- a CDS encoding glycosyltransferase family A protein: MNLPSFSLIIESENLTSCDPQEIQNMLDSLLNQTVSITTATEVIIGNNGLIPEKILASIKTLIPNLQCIDLERETTYYQAKNLLAEKATGEIVVFCDSDCVYNRQWLETILHTFANHPDIEIVRGETVIDVKGIYSLAIAVNYILHRSQSDRTLVKSNLYYFNNVAFKRNFLLQNPLPDQLKLFRGICSVHARFITANGHEIWLNKMARACHLPPQNITYYFFRFLIMGHDNYWLDRYLSIPQEQNKNNLESCPKTTEQVVYSVTQTNQTPAYQKKPIWQRIKHKYSYFLKQINIYKKEYQLPVIQIIVALPIVIFSQFLVNLGRSITQFNALFTKEPHWLYRLSSLLD, from the coding sequence ATGAATTTACCATCTTTTAGTTTAATTATCGAATCTGAAAATTTAACAAGCTGCGATCCGCAAGAAATTCAAAATATGCTTGATTCCCTGTTGAATCAAACAGTCAGCATAACAACAGCAACGGAAGTTATTATCGGTAATAATGGCCTTATTCCTGAAAAAATCCTTGCATCCATTAAAACGCTCATTCCCAATCTTCAGTGTATCGATTTAGAGCGGGAAACAACCTACTATCAGGCTAAAAATTTACTAGCAGAGAAAGCTACAGGAGAGATTGTTGTTTTTTGCGATTCCGATTGTGTTTACAACCGGCAATGGTTGGAAACGATACTCCACACGTTTGCCAACCACCCCGATATAGAAATCGTCAGGGGAGAAACTGTTATTGATGTGAAAGGGATATATTCTTTAGCGATCGCAGTTAATTATATTCTACACAGGAGCCAAAGCGATCGAACATTAGTGAAAAGCAATCTTTATTACTTTAACAACGTGGCTTTCAAACGGAATTTTCTCTTGCAAAATCCTTTACCTGACCAGCTAAAACTTTTCAGAGGAATTTGCAGCGTTCACGCTCGCTTCATTACCGCCAATGGGCATGAAATTTGGTTGAATAAAATGGCCAGAGCTTGCCACTTACCACCGCAAAATATAACTTATTATTTCTTTCGCTTCTTAATTATGGGACATGACAATTATTGGTTGGATCGTTATTTATCTATCCCCCAGGAACAAAATAAAAATAATTTAGAATCTTGCCCAAAAACAACAGAACAAGTAGTTTATTCCGTAACGCAAACAAATCAAACGCCTGCATACCAAAAGAAACCTATTTGGCAGAGAATCAAACATAAATATTCCTATTTCTTAAAACAGATAAATATTTATAAAAAGGAATATCAACTACCGGTTATCCAGATTATTGTCGCACTACCAATTGTTATATTCTCGCAATTTCTTGTCAATTTAGGAAGGTCAATCACTCAGTTTAATGCTTTATTTACCAAAGAACCACATTGGCTGTACAGATTGAGTTCGTTGCTGGATTGA
- the hpsE gene encoding hormogonium polysaccharide biosynthesis glycosyltransferase HpsE, translating to MLDLTVAIRAYNAAARLPEILNKLKIQVGTEVIDWEIIVIDNNSRDNTAQVIQEYQFTWNERFPLKYFLETKQGSSIARRTAMEKARGSWVAFLDDDNLPASDWVAKAYSFSKSYPQLGAYGGQIHGEFEVEPPRNFWKIAAYLAIVERGQKPFRYSQVLPPGAGIVISKKAWLDSVPQTLFLVGPEGKSLHSKGEDMEFLACLQNSGWEIWYNPEMHITHKIPSWRLEREYLISLIVGSGLNRFHIRMIRLRPWQRLLAFFPYLIYDFQKALLYFIKNFALLKTDTTTACEMALLLSIFISPFYLWKKWIEQKVKSMATNMVAKKSELIP from the coding sequence ATGCTTGACTTAACAGTTGCTATTCGTGCCTACAACGCAGCGGCTCGATTGCCAGAAATTCTAAACAAACTAAAGATCCAAGTTGGTACAGAAGTAATAGATTGGGAAATTATTGTAATTGATAACAATAGCCGCGATAATACAGCGCAAGTTATCCAAGAGTACCAATTTACCTGGAATGAAAGGTTCCCTCTCAAGTATTTTCTAGAAACCAAGCAAGGTTCGTCCATTGCTAGAAGAACGGCTATGGAAAAAGCAAGGGGTTCTTGGGTAGCGTTTCTTGACGATGATAATTTACCTGCCTCTGACTGGGTAGCCAAAGCATATTCTTTTAGTAAATCTTATCCCCAACTTGGTGCCTATGGGGGACAAATTCACGGAGAATTTGAGGTGGAACCCCCTCGCAATTTTTGGAAAATTGCTGCTTATTTAGCCATTGTAGAGCGCGGTCAAAAACCTTTTCGCTACAGCCAAGTATTACCGCCAGGAGCTGGGATCGTCATTTCAAAAAAGGCATGGTTGGATAGTGTTCCTCAGACATTGTTCCTTGTTGGTCCGGAAGGAAAATCTTTACATTCTAAAGGAGAAGACATGGAATTTCTAGCTTGCTTGCAGAACTCCGGATGGGAAATCTGGTACAATCCTGAAATGCATATTACCCACAAAATACCTTCTTGGAGATTGGAACGAGAGTATTTAATTTCTTTAATCGTTGGTTCGGGATTGAATAGATTTCATATTCGGATGATACGATTGCGCCCTTGGCAAAGACTTTTGGCTTTTTTTCCCTACTTGATTTACGATTTCCAAAAAGCTTTATTATATTTTATCAAAAACTTTGCCCTACTCAAAACGGACACCACGACCGCTTGCGAAATGGCACTCCTTCTGAGTATTTTCATAAGTCCTTTTTATCTTTGGAAAAAATGGATTGAGCAAAAGGTAAAATCTATGGCGACCAATATGGTAGCGAAAAAATCAGAATTGATCCCATGA
- the moaC gene encoding cyclic pyranopterin monophosphate synthase MoaC, translated as MSSHIDEANQPRMVDVGDKAATARTAKARSRIVVGNDVMAMLEDNELHSKKGPVLQTAIIAGTMACKRTSEFIPFCHPLPIEDCSIDIAVDRENQAIVIDCTVKVHHKTGVEMEALTGASIAALTIYDMCKSVTHTMVIEETKLLEKYGGKSDVNLPTT; from the coding sequence ATGTCCAGCCATATCGACGAAGCCAACCAACCCCGCATGGTCGATGTTGGCGACAAAGCAGCCACCGCACGCACCGCCAAAGCGCGCAGCCGCATTGTCGTTGGCAATGACGTGATGGCCATGTTGGAAGACAACGAACTTCACAGCAAAAAAGGCCCCGTCTTACAAACCGCCATTATCGCTGGTACGATGGCTTGCAAGCGTACCTCCGAATTCATTCCCTTCTGCCACCCGCTACCCATCGAAGACTGCAGCATCGACATTGCCGTCGATCGCGAAAACCAAGCCATTGTTATCGATTGTACCGTCAAAGTCCATCACAAAACTGGCGTGGAAATGGAAGCACTGACCGGTGCCAGCATTGCCGCTTTGACGATTTATGATATGTGCAAGTCCGTTACCCACACCATGGTGATTGAAGAAACCAAATTATTGGAAAAATACGGAGGCAAAAGCGATGTCAACCTGCCGACAACCTAA